In a genomic window of bacterium:
- a CDS encoding dicarboxylate/amino acid:cation symporter produces MASAEPQDDIGASGLTRRILVGMGAGLVVGLALNAFGLSDAGYASQFVVQGLLHVGGAVFLASLKLLVVPLVLVSLVCGTAALDDISRLGRLGGRTLLLYLFTTAVAITLAITGAILIQPGAGFDLPTDVEFQGRAAPSLADTLIQIFPTNPIHAMAEGNMLQIIVFAVLFGLAMTMAGEAGARMLRFFEDANAVVMRLVGLLMRIAPIGVFCLIAKVFAEQGFEAFQPLLKYFFVVLGVLLLHGLGVYPALLTVLGRLDPRMFFRKMRSPQVVAFSTASSGATLPVTLRTAERRLGVDNRVASFTVPLGATINMDGTAIMQGVATVFISQAYGIDIGPGGYLMVVVTATLASIGTAGVPGVGLVMLAMVLRQVGLPVEGIGLIIGIDRLLDMVRTAVNITGDAAVTCIVAKGEGQLDAAIYADPEAGN; encoded by the coding sequence ATGGCGAGCGCGGAGCCGCAGGATGATATCGGAGCGAGTGGGCTGACCCGCAGGATCCTGGTCGGAATGGGCGCAGGTCTGGTGGTGGGGCTGGCCTTGAATGCGTTCGGCCTGTCCGATGCGGGATACGCCTCCCAGTTCGTGGTGCAGGGCCTGTTGCACGTCGGCGGCGCCGTTTTTCTTGCGAGTCTGAAGCTGCTGGTGGTGCCGCTGGTTCTCGTTTCGTTGGTGTGTGGAACCGCGGCCTTGGACGACATCTCCCGCCTCGGTCGGCTCGGTGGTCGCACGTTGCTGCTCTACCTCTTCACCACCGCGGTGGCGATCACCCTCGCGATCACCGGAGCGATCCTGATCCAGCCCGGGGCCGGCTTCGACCTTCCGACCGACGTGGAGTTCCAGGGGCGTGCCGCGCCGTCGCTCGCCGACACGCTGATCCAGATCTTCCCGACCAATCCGATTCACGCGATGGCCGAGGGCAACATGCTCCAGATCATCGTCTTCGCCGTGCTCTTTGGCCTGGCCATGACGATGGCCGGGGAGGCGGGAGCGCGCATGCTCCGCTTCTTCGAAGATGCCAACGCCGTCGTCATGCGGCTGGTCGGGTTGCTGATGCGCATCGCACCGATCGGCGTGTTCTGTCTGATCGCCAAGGTCTTCGCCGAGCAGGGATTCGAAGCCTTTCAGCCGTTGCTCAAATACTTCTTCGTCGTGCTCGGTGTTCTGCTCCTGCACGGCCTCGGCGTGTATCCCGCACTCCTCACCGTGCTCGGGCGGCTCGATCCCAGGATGTTCTTCCGCAAGATGCGCTCGCCCCAGGTCGTGGCCTTCAGTACGGCGAGTTCCGGCGCCACCCTGCCGGTGACGCTCCGCACCGCCGAGCGCCGCCTCGGTGTCGACAACCGGGTCGCCTCGTTCACGGTCCCGCTCGGTGCCACGATCAACATGGACGGCACGGCCATCATGCAGGGCGTAGCGACGGTCTTCATTTCCCAGGCCTACGGCATCGATATTGGCCCCGGCGGCTACCTGATGGTCGTGGTCACGGCGACCCTGGCTTCGATCGGCACCGCCGGCGTTCCCGGCGTGGGCCTGGTCATGCTCGCCATGGTGCTCCGCCAGGTCGGTCTACCCGTCGAAGGCATCGGCTTGATCATCGGTATCGACCGTCTCCTCGACATGGTCCGCACTGCCGTCAACATCACGGGCGACGCCGCCGTCACCTGCATCGTCGCCAAGGGCGAAGGCCAGCTCGACGCGGCGATCTACGCCGACCCCGAAGCCGGCAACTAA
- a CDS encoding NUDIX hydrolase, whose translation MSGVVPKAAATVMLVRDGDEGVEAFMMERSAFGMFGGLWVFPGGKVDAADAGPAATALCRGPGSLEANLTLNVPAGGLAYWVAAVRECFEEAGLLLATREDERLLELRDPAVRKRLGADRARLNGGEKGALEDLCAREGLALATDRLAYVAHWITPMDSPNRYDTRFFVALAPEHQEAIHDGHEAVHSEWIRPEDALARNATGELPMISPTLANLKAMCGYASAEALVRAKAGVDPRGIPTILPRVLRRGTKPEDWEERAEIVG comes from the coding sequence ATGAGCGGAGTCGTTCCGAAAGCTGCGGCCACCGTGATGCTCGTGCGCGACGGGGACGAAGGGGTCGAAGCCTTCATGATGGAGCGTTCGGCCTTCGGGATGTTCGGCGGGCTCTGGGTCTTCCCGGGCGGCAAGGTGGACGCCGCGGACGCCGGCCCTGCCGCGACGGCTCTGTGCCGGGGGCCGGGTTCCCTCGAAGCCAACCTGACCTTGAACGTCCCGGCCGGCGGCCTGGCCTACTGGGTGGCGGCCGTTCGCGAGTGTTTCGAGGAGGCGGGCCTGTTGCTCGCGACGCGGGAGGACGAGCGGCTTCTCGAGTTGCGCGACCCGGCCGTCCGCAAACGGCTGGGTGCGGATCGCGCCAGGCTGAACGGAGGGGAGAAGGGCGCACTCGAGGATCTCTGTGCCCGGGAGGGGCTTGCGCTTGCCACCGATCGGTTGGCCTACGTCGCCCACTGGATCACCCCGATGGACAGTCCGAACCGCTACGACACGCGCTTCTTCGTGGCGCTCGCGCCCGAGCATCAAGAGGCCATCCACGATGGACATGAGGCGGTCCACAGCGAGTGGATTCGGCCGGAGGATGCGTTGGCCCGGAATGCGACGGGCGAGCTGCCGATGATCTCGCCCACGCTCGCCAACCTGAAGGCGATGTGTGGCTACGCCTCGGCCGAGGCGCTCGTTCGCGCCAAGGCGGGAGTGGATCCCCGGGGTATTCCCACCATCCTGCCACGCGTGCTTCGGCGGGGCACGAAGCCCGAGGATTGGGAGGAGCGGGCCGAGATCGTCGGATGA
- a CDS encoding acyl-CoA dehydrogenase, whose protein sequence is MRAGCSVPGRSRFCFPTERFEVDFGIDEATRELLAGAREIGRKEVRPAGLEADRNGAPLPPDHGYFTRFIARGEGRTRWLGPRGRRRDPGPRRTTVQSLLLAEEGAYWDRGIGVANPGVGLPEGNVLGLGTEAQKEQFLGSFLELDRPRWACFAMTEPGAGSDAAAISTQARKDGDGWILNGAKCFIGNASRADWILVQATLDPTKGRAAQRAFFVERSTPGLGGFKIEKKMGLKAYESTSFLLDDCRVPASHLLGGEKRHEGKAGFKTAMRTFNAGRPVIAANAVGIGRAALDEALAFARAHERTGDARVRDRIEAMARKLRMARLMCLRAGWLADREQANLVEASMSKALAAQVGQEATTLGMELIGTVGARGDHLIEKLYRDVKAMDIVEGTGQVQRMIISRNLVQLPR, encoded by the coding sequence ATGCGGGCCGGCTGCTCTGTACCGGGCCGGAGTCGATTCTGCTTTCCCACGGAGAGGTTTGAGGTGGATTTCGGAATCGACGAGGCGACCCGCGAACTGCTCGCCGGAGCGCGCGAGATCGGGCGCAAGGAGGTCCGCCCAGCCGGGCTCGAAGCGGATCGCAACGGGGCGCCGCTTCCGCCCGATCATGGCTATTTCACCCGCTTCATCGCACGCGGTGAGGGCCGCACCCGCTGGCTGGGACCGAGAGGCCGTCGGCGGGATCCGGGCCCGCGCCGCACCACGGTGCAGAGCCTCTTGTTGGCGGAGGAAGGGGCGTACTGGGATCGGGGGATCGGCGTCGCGAACCCCGGTGTTGGCCTTCCCGAGGGCAACGTGCTCGGGCTCGGCACCGAGGCGCAGAAGGAGCAGTTCCTGGGTTCCTTCCTCGAACTCGATCGACCGCGTTGGGCGTGCTTCGCGATGACCGAACCTGGGGCGGGCTCTGACGCCGCGGCCATCTCTACCCAGGCGCGCAAGGACGGCGACGGATGGATCCTGAACGGCGCCAAATGCTTCATCGGTAACGCCAGCCGGGCGGATTGGATCCTGGTCCAGGCCACCCTCGACCCGACGAAGGGCAGGGCGGCCCAGCGCGCCTTCTTCGTCGAGCGGAGCACGCCCGGCTTGGGCGGCTTCAAGATCGAGAAGAAGATGGGTCTCAAGGCCTACGAATCCACGTCCTTCCTGCTGGACGATTGCCGCGTGCCGGCTTCCCACCTCCTCGGTGGCGAGAAGCGCCATGAGGGCAAAGCCGGATTCAAGACGGCCATGCGCACGTTCAATGCCGGGCGGCCCGTGATCGCTGCAAACGCCGTCGGGATCGGGCGCGCCGCCCTCGACGAAGCCCTGGCGTTCGCGCGTGCCCACGAGCGAACGGGCGACGCGCGCGTGCGGGATCGGATCGAGGCGATGGCCAGGAAGCTCCGCATGGCCCGCTTGATGTGCTTGCGCGCAGGCTGGCTCGCCGACCGGGAGCAAGCCAACCTGGTGGAGGCGTCGATGTCGAAGGCATTGGCGGCCCAGGTCGGGCAGGAGGCGACGACCCTCGGCATGGAGTTGATCGGCACGGTCGGCGCGCGGGGCGACCACTTGATCGAGAAGCTCTACCGGGACGTCAAGGCGATGGACATCGTCGAAGGCACGGGGCAGGTGCAGCGGATGATCATTTCGCGAAATCTGGTGCAGCTCCCCCGATGA
- a CDS encoding acyl-CoA dehydrogenase — protein MFDLDPGEELALLVETTRSFAEEALTPALREAEHARGVSPSVRAAFEQIGLAGLEMPEAAGGAGLGSLARVLVNEELAAADAGAALALDPIGAALYPLAELGGDEAVDRWLGSLLGSDAVQQRAVLVDLRDARFVCQGDQLDGEVPWVPADRVDLLVLLGEDEAFVVRQGIELETIRGAGLRAAGASALTLRGAPIEARFESAAGVMRARARSRLHAASLLIGVLRAACDFSRAYALEREAFGRPIAHHQALAFLITDMQMALDGARLLVQEAAWRIDAGFPAEAEAAAAFAETIEASRLIGPSGVQILGGHGFMQDYPVEKFMREARTLSQGYGGFDAAREDAGRLLCTGPESILLSHGEV, from the coding sequence ATGTTCGATCTGGATCCGGGTGAAGAGCTGGCGCTACTCGTCGAAACGACACGGAGCTTTGCGGAGGAGGCGTTGACGCCGGCCCTGCGCGAAGCGGAGCACGCTCGGGGGGTCAGCCCCTCCGTGCGGGCCGCGTTCGAGCAGATCGGCCTGGCCGGTCTCGAAATGCCGGAAGCGGCCGGCGGCGCCGGGCTCGGCAGTCTGGCGCGAGTCCTGGTGAACGAAGAGCTGGCAGCTGCGGACGCCGGTGCCGCCTTGGCGCTCGATCCAATCGGCGCTGCCTTGTACCCACTGGCGGAGCTGGGGGGTGACGAGGCGGTTGATCGCTGGCTCGGCAGCTTGCTGGGCAGTGACGCTGTCCAGCAACGTGCCGTTCTGGTGGACCTTCGGGATGCGCGATTCGTCTGTCAGGGGGACCAGCTGGATGGCGAGGTGCCGTGGGTTCCGGCCGATCGCGTGGATCTGTTGGTTCTTCTCGGGGAGGACGAGGCGTTCGTTGTCCGGCAGGGCATCGAACTCGAGACGATTCGTGGTGCGGGCCTTCGGGCAGCGGGTGCATCGGCTCTCACGCTCCGGGGCGCGCCGATCGAGGCACGTTTCGAGAGCGCGGCCGGGGTGATGCGTGCCCGCGCGCGTTCCCGCCTTCATGCAGCGTCGCTCCTGATTGGCGTGCTTCGCGCGGCCTGTGATTTCTCTCGGGCCTATGCGCTCGAGCGGGAAGCCTTTGGCAGACCCATTGCCCACCATCAAGCGCTGGCGTTCCTGATCACGGACATGCAGATGGCGCTCGATGGGGCGCGCTTGCTGGTTCAGGAGGCGGCGTGGCGCATCGACGCAGGCTTCCCCGCCGAAGCGGAGGCCGCCGCAGCCTTTGCAGAGACGATCGAGGCATCGCGCCTGATCGGGCCGAGTGGTGTGCAGATCCTCGGTGGCCACGGCTTCATGCAGGACTATCCGGTCGAGAAGTTCATGCGCGAGGCCCGCACGCTTTCCCAGGGCTACGGCGGTTTCGATGCTGCGCGAGAAGATGCGGGCCGGCTGCTCTGTACCGGGCCGGAGTCGATTCTGCTTTCCCACGGAGAGGTTTGA
- a CDS encoding VOC family protein: MKLAKSCVDIALFTGTAQPMLDFWQGEVGLPYEEPLATGGGNLQHRHDLCGSVLKLNHARDGVPDAPAAGYRELWIARSGTTHPRQLADPDGNRVVLVPPGTEGVDQIAIRMQVRSAPSFEHWFGDVLGFEALAPGCFRCGETLFFFEESPDATLQTGIRGPGYRYLTIQVWSCDDEHRGVLERGGTEGMPPRTHGDVARFSMVCDPDGNWVELSQRASLTGPLPK; the protein is encoded by the coding sequence ATGAAGCTCGCCAAATCGTGCGTCGATATCGCCCTGTTCACGGGCACGGCCCAGCCGATGCTCGATTTCTGGCAGGGCGAAGTCGGCCTGCCCTACGAAGAGCCGCTCGCGACCGGCGGCGGCAACCTCCAGCATCGCCACGATCTCTGCGGCTCCGTCCTCAAGTTGAACCACGCGCGAGATGGCGTGCCCGATGCCCCGGCGGCTGGCTACCGGGAGTTGTGGATCGCCCGAAGCGGCACGACACACCCTCGACAGCTCGCCGACCCGGATGGGAACCGGGTCGTCCTCGTCCCGCCGGGCACCGAAGGGGTCGACCAGATCGCGATCCGCATGCAGGTGCGAAGCGCCCCCTCATTCGAGCATTGGTTCGGCGATGTCCTCGGCTTCGAAGCCCTGGCCCCTGGCTGCTTCCGCTGCGGCGAAACGCTCTTCTTCTTCGAAGAGTCGCCCGACGCCACCCTCCAAACGGGCATCCGCGGCCCGGGCTACCGCTACCTCACGATCCAGGTCTGGAGCTGCGACGACGAACATCGCGGTGTGCTCGAACGCGGCGGGACCGAGGGCATGCCTCCGCGCACCCACGGCGATGTCGCACGCTTCTCGATGGTTTGCGACCCAGACGGCAACTGGGTCGAGCTCTCGCAACGGGCATCCCTCACCGGGCCGCTTCCGAAGTAG
- a CDS encoding DUF3604 domain-containing protein produces MIARFPAFAVFLLLVSCGLDLPTEEWAPPPGPARPVEASAREACAQRDSLRRPLYGDLHVHTAFSMDARVRGTLTTPDQAYRFARGMQIPAGRIDRPLDFAAVTDHAEWLSEVALCARPKLSPEVYASASCQIFRGEKRSWLSRLLRLKGLPASISGLVGLSGRSSEVCGRDRGRCRRTLALVWGQLRAAAERHYDRSSACTFTSFHAWEYSRSPDSTKIHRNVILRSEVAPEIPFSWLDTPTEPELRRKLRDLCLETGSGCDAIAIPHNPNLSNGQSLSIAYLDLPLEEQREHAALQARLEPIVEMMQIKGESECRNGMFQVLGGTDELCGFEKTRDMRGRELEDCEEGTGSGALAGRGCISRMDHARYALIEGLREEARIDINPLKFGFIGSTDTHRGTPGAVAEYAYRGKFNSTPRERLTAGEAMQPGLTWNPGGLAAVWAEENTREAIFDAMKRREAFATSGPRISARFFGSWSLPADWCERPGAVEIGYAQGVPMGGDLGRRPAHADAPVFAVSALRDPGTPEHPGGLLQRIQIIKGWVGDDGGFHQQVTDVAGRANDADVDLETCTPRGAGAEALCALWTDPSFDADQPAVYYARVVENPSCRWSTWQCLALPEDARPDGCRDPRVPKTIQERAWTSPIWVSP; encoded by the coding sequence ATGATTGCCCGTTTCCCGGCCTTTGCCGTGTTCTTGCTGCTCGTCTCGTGCGGTCTCGACCTGCCGACCGAGGAGTGGGCGCCCCCGCCGGGCCCTGCCAGGCCGGTCGAAGCATCCGCTCGTGAGGCATGCGCGCAACGGGATTCCCTACGCCGGCCTTTGTACGGCGATCTTCATGTTCACACCGCCTTTTCAATGGACGCGCGCGTGCGCGGCACGTTGACGACACCCGACCAGGCGTACAGGTTCGCCCGGGGCATGCAGATTCCGGCGGGTCGGATCGATCGCCCCCTCGATTTTGCAGCGGTCACCGATCATGCGGAATGGCTTTCCGAGGTCGCACTCTGTGCGCGTCCAAAGCTCTCACCGGAGGTGTATGCAAGCGCGTCGTGCCAGATCTTTCGAGGCGAGAAGCGCAGCTGGCTCTCTCGATTGCTTCGGCTGAAGGGCCTACCGGCCAGCATCTCTGGATTGGTGGGCCTCTCCGGTCGTTCGTCCGAGGTATGCGGGAGGGATCGAGGACGTTGTCGCCGGACCCTGGCGTTGGTCTGGGGCCAGCTCCGGGCCGCGGCGGAGCGTCACTACGACCGCAGCAGCGCTTGCACCTTCACCAGCTTTCACGCTTGGGAATACAGCCGATCGCCCGATTCCACCAAGATCCATCGCAATGTGATCCTGCGCAGTGAGGTGGCGCCGGAGATTCCGTTCTCCTGGCTCGATACACCCACGGAGCCCGAACTTCGGCGAAAACTGCGGGATCTCTGTCTCGAAACGGGAAGTGGTTGTGATGCCATCGCCATCCCCCACAACCCGAACCTCTCGAATGGCCAGTCCCTGTCGATTGCCTATCTCGATCTTCCACTGGAAGAACAAAGAGAACACGCTGCATTGCAAGCGCGCCTCGAGCCGATCGTCGAGATGATGCAGATCAAGGGCGAGAGCGAGTGCCGCAACGGGATGTTCCAGGTGCTCGGCGGAACGGACGAACTCTGCGGCTTCGAGAAGACCCGGGACATGCGGGGAAGGGAGCTCGAGGATTGTGAAGAGGGGACGGGCTCTGGCGCCCTGGCCGGCCGCGGCTGCATCTCCAGGATGGACCATGCCCGCTACGCATTGATCGAAGGTTTGCGTGAGGAGGCGAGGATCGACATCAACCCGTTGAAATTCGGTTTCATCGGTAGCACGGATACCCACCGAGGAACGCCGGGAGCCGTTGCCGAGTACGCCTACCGGGGAAAATTCAACTCCACGCCGCGGGAACGCCTCACCGCCGGCGAAGCCATGCAGCCCGGGTTGACCTGGAACCCTGGTGGCCTGGCCGCGGTCTGGGCCGAGGAGAACACCCGCGAAGCGATCTTCGACGCCATGAAGCGCAGGGAGGCTTTCGCGACCAGCGGGCCGCGCATCTCCGCGCGCTTCTTCGGGAGCTGGTCGCTGCCGGCCGATTGGTGTGAAAGACCGGGCGCCGTAGAAATCGGATACGCCCAGGGCGTGCCGATGGGAGGGGATCTCGGTCGACGCCCCGCCCACGCGGATGCGCCGGTGTTTGCCGTTTCTGCCCTGCGCGATCCCGGAACCCCGGAGCATCCGGGTGGCCTGCTTCAGCGCATCCAGATCATCAAGGGGTGGGTCGGCGATGACGGAGGCTTCCATCAACAGGTCACCGATGTGGCCGGCCGGGCGAACGATGCAGACGTGGACCTCGAAACCTGCACGCCGCGGGGTGCGGGCGCCGAGGCGTTATGCGCATTATGGACGGACCCGTCCTTTGACGCAGACCAGCCGGCGGTCTACTACGCTCGGGTCGTGGAAAATCCGAGCTGTCGCTGGTCGACCTGGCAATGCCTTGCGCTGCCCGAGGACGCGCGCCCGGACGGGTGCCGCGACCCCAGGGTGCCCAAGACGATTCAAGAGCGGGCATGGACCTCCCCGATCTGGGTCTCGCCGTGA